In a genomic window of Anoxybacter fermentans:
- the ftsA gene encoding cell division protein FtsA, with protein MAQKRIITGLDIGTTKICVIIAESSEDGLLEVIGIGTSPSLGLRKGVVVDIDQTVRSILDAAGKAERMAGVQIDTAFVGIAGAHINSINSHGVVAVTGPEKEIKESDIIRVVEAAQFINLPPDRHIIHVLPREFIVDGCRGIKDPLGMSGTRLEVETHIVTGLVTSVQNLVKSVQKAGINITEDHVVLEPLAASEAVLNDDERELGVVLIDIGGGTTDIAIFQEGNIAYTSVLPVGGDHVTYDIAYGLKCSHIKAEEIKIKKGCAIADMIPEDESVEVMAASGKKKYEIPRRYLCEIIEPRMHEIFSLVQKEIVKAGYEGLLPAGAVLTGGASLMEGNLELASEVLGLPTRLGTPENIHGLVDFLDEDLYRFQPDINNFNTAVFATAVGLLRYGANQIFYGENMEKENNLMENLFGRIRGWIKEFF; from the coding sequence GTGGCTCAAAAGAGAATTATAACCGGCCTGGATATTGGAACAACTAAAATATGTGTTATTATCGCAGAATCATCGGAAGATGGATTATTGGAAGTAATTGGAATAGGGACTAGCCCTTCGTTAGGTTTACGCAAAGGGGTAGTTGTAGATATTGACCAAACGGTCCGGAGTATTTTAGATGCTGCTGGAAAAGCAGAAAGGATGGCAGGAGTTCAGATAGATACAGCTTTTGTAGGAATTGCAGGAGCTCACATCAATTCTATTAATAGTCACGGTGTAGTTGCTGTTACCGGGCCAGAGAAAGAGATAAAAGAAAGTGATATTATCCGTGTGGTGGAAGCTGCACAATTTATAAATCTTCCTCCGGATCGTCATATAATACATGTTTTACCTCGGGAATTTATTGTTGACGGTTGCCGGGGAATTAAAGATCCGCTGGGGATGTCAGGTACCCGTTTAGAAGTTGAGACCCATATTGTGACAGGTTTGGTTACATCTGTACAAAATCTGGTTAAAAGTGTTCAGAAGGCCGGAATTAATATAACTGAAGATCATGTGGTTTTAGAACCGCTGGCTGCCAGCGAAGCCGTTTTAAATGATGATGAACGGGAATTGGGAGTAGTACTTATTGATATTGGTGGTGGAACTACAGATATCGCAATTTTTCAAGAGGGTAACATAGCCTACACATCAGTTTTACCTGTAGGCGGTGATCATGTGACTTATGATATCGCTTATGGTCTTAAATGTTCGCATATCAAAGCAGAAGAAATTAAAATTAAAAAAGGATGTGCGATTGCAGATATGATTCCGGAGGATGAAAGTGTGGAAGTGATGGCTGCCAGCGGAAAAAAGAAGTATGAAATTCCCCGCAGGTACTTATGTGAAATCATTGAGCCCAGGATGCATGAGATATTTTCTCTGGTTCAAAAAGAGATAGTTAAAGCTGGATATGAGGGTCTCCTTCCTGCTGGTGCTGTACTTACAGGTGGGGCTTCTTTAATGGAAGGAAATCTAGAGTTAGCAAGTGAAGTACTGGGCTTGCCTACCAGATTAGGTACTCCTGAAAATATTCATGGTTTAGTTGATTTTTTAGATGAAGATTTATATCGTTTCCAACCTGATATAAATAATTTTAATACCGCAGTTTTTGCAACAGCTGTTGGTCTACTCCGTTATGGAGCTAATCAAATTTTCTATGGAGAAAATATGGAAAAAGAAAATAACCTAATGGAAAACCTCTTCGGACGAATACGTGGTTGGATAAAAGAATTTTTCTAA
- a CDS encoding cell division protein FtsQ/DivIB, with product MNRGIFILSTLLLMVIGLVLIIHSSYFEVKQIMVVGNHQLSTAEILKIVGNFKGQNIFLVPGRKIVNRLMNHVRIKGVKLERKLPDTLIIRVNERYGLALFRDLNNNWVEISKDGLILGIYKNNSRPDLPVVEGLQVKTDGNNVEMTDELADLLVLLKALFPLQKKMSEVSYYPENIKIIFHSGTTLYLGEAVNLEKKVTVFRSIWEEIQNKKIEYIDLRYEGKPVIKLK from the coding sequence GTGAATAGGGGAATTTTTATATTATCAACATTGCTATTAATGGTAATAGGATTGGTTTTAATAATACACTCCTCTTATTTTGAAGTAAAACAGATTATGGTGGTCGGAAATCATCAATTAAGTACTGCTGAGATATTAAAGATTGTGGGTAATTTTAAAGGACAGAACATTTTCCTTGTTCCCGGAAGGAAAATTGTCAATAGATTGATGAATCATGTCCGAATTAAAGGTGTAAAACTTGAGCGAAAACTTCCCGATACTTTAATAATCCGGGTCAATGAGCGATATGGGCTTGCTCTCTTTCGGGATTTGAATAATAATTGGGTTGAAATCAGTAAGGATGGTCTAATTTTAGGGATCTATAAAAATAATTCCCGACCAGATTTACCAGTGGTAGAAGGACTTCAGGTAAAAACTGATGGTAATAATGTAGAGATGACAGATGAGTTGGCAGATTTGCTTGTTCTTTTAAAGGCTCTTTTTCCTTTACAAAAAAAGATGAGTGAGGTCAGTTATTATCCTGAGAATATTAAAATTATATTCCATTCCGGGACTACCCTATATTTAGGTGAAGCAGTAAATTTAGAAAAGAAAGTAACTGTCTTCCGATCTATTTGGGAGGAGATACAAAATAAAAAAATTGAATATATTGATTTACGATATGAGGGAAAACCGGTTATTAAATTAAAGTAG